A genome region from Leptodactylus fuscus isolate aLepFus1 chromosome 6, aLepFus1.hap2, whole genome shotgun sequence includes the following:
- the LOC142209925 gene encoding nuclear factor 7, brain-like: MACAGLIDELPSSVFETIRKEPETLFRIVLEKVEGPDCPPSSSSAGACADLGDELTCSICLSIYKDPVTLRCGHNFCQECILSALEGSGPYNCPECRLELQERPTLRRNVALTNIAERFQCAQSPPLGPDGVCTYCIHSPTAAVKSCLHCEASLCESHVRVHNKSEEHVLADPTAFLESKRCPIHKKILQYYCPKDAACICLLCRLDGDHIGHHVEPLTEATEKKKEKVENVLKKLTQNKKITEERLQSLKEQRQESKTLYSMAATDLFQSLRRTMDQLEKMILDQTLRQSGVMSIISDLIRKMEIKKDEMSNKIGHLEALRHMTDPWSVLQDPQSSREDFFAVEEAAILVPSGVVQAAAVLDKLQLSEMLRKWLTVMMSHAKMIYNPEETTLSLDPQRAGISVEISEDLKVASWSQIRQGPWGAQHHLHRYQVWSYQRFSSGKHYWDVETSKSGTWDLGVCYTSMPRTEYIGASTTSWCLSKVHARDQYAVVHNDEAIDIYPTAPCYRFRLHLDYEAGQLSFYELSDPIRLLHTVTATFQEPLHAVFYVCNAWLRIRS, translated from the coding sequence ATGGCCTGTGCGGGACTTATAGACGAGCTGCCCAGTTCCGTTTTTGAGACGATCCGTAAAGAGCCTGAGACCTTGTTCCGTATTGTGCTTGAGAAGGTAGAAGGTCCTGActgccccccatcctcctcctctgccgggGCCTGCGCAGATCTTGGAGACGAGCTGACCTGCTCCATCTGTCTGAGTATATACAAAgatcctgtaaccctgagatgTGGCCACAACTTCTGCCAGGAGTGTATACTGAGTGCCCTGGAGGGCTCGGGTCCTTACAACTGCCCCGAGTGCCGCCTGGAGCTACAAGAGCGACCAACGCTGCGCCGAAACGTGGCCCTGACCAACATCGCCGAGAGATTCCAGTGCGCGCAGTCTCCGCCGCTCGGGCCTGATGGCGTCTGTACTTATTGTATTCATTCTCCCACGGCCGCCGTCAAGTCTTGTCTCCATTGTGAAGCGTCTTTGTGTGAAAGTCACGTGAGAGTCCATAACAAGTCAGAGGAGCACGTCCTGGCCGACCCCACCGCGTTCCTGGAGAGTAAACGATGCCCCATCCATAAGAAGATCCTCCAATATTACTGCCCCAAGGACGCGGCCTGTATCTGCCTCCTCTGCCGGCTGGATGGGGATCATATCGGGCACCACGTGGAGCCGCTGACCGAGGCCAccgagaagaagaaggagaaagtGGAAAACGTCCTGAAAAAACTGACGCAAAACAAGAAAATAACCGAGGAAAGACTTCAAAGCTTAAAGGAACAGCGACAAGAGAGTAAGACATTATATTCAATGGCAGCCACGGACTTGTTCCAAAGTCTCAGACGCACGATGGACCAGCTGGAGAAGATGATCTTGGATCAAACCCTCCGGCAGAGCGGCGTAATGTCAATTATTTCGGATCTCATCCGTAAAATGGAAATCAAGAAGGATGAAATGTCCAACAAAATaggtcacctggaggcgctgcgtCACATGACTGATCCTTGGTCCGTCTTACAAGATCCACAGTCAAGCCGAGAGGACTTTTTCGCTGTTGAAGAAGCCGCCATATTGGTGCCAAGTGGTGTCGTCCAAGCAGCCGCCGTTCTGGATAAACTTCAGCTCTCCGAGATGTTGCGTAAATGGTTGACTGTTATGATGTCTCATGCGAAGATGATTTATAATCCCGAAGAAACGACGTTATCGCTGGATCCACAACGAGCCGGGATTAGCGTGGAGATCTCCGAGGACCTGAAAGTGGCTTCATGGTCACAAATACGACAGGGACCCTGGGGCGCTCAGCACCATCTGCATCGCTATCAGGTCTGGAGTTACCAGCGCTTTTCTTCAGGGAAACATTATTGGGATGTGGAGACCAGTAAATCGGGGACTTGGGATTTAGGGGTCTGCTATACCAGTATGCCCAGGACTGAGTACATCGGGGCCAGCACCACGTCCTGGTGTCTGTCAAAGGTCCATGCTCGTGACCAGTATGCGGTGGTGCACAACGACGAGGCAATTGACATTTATCCGACGGCGCCATGTTACAGGTTCAGACTACACCTGGATTACGAGGCCGGGCAGCTCTCCTTCTATGAGCTGAGTGACCCCATCAGACTCTTACACACGGTCACAGCCACGTTCCAGGAGCCCCTGCACGCCGTCTTCTATGTCTGCAACGCCTGGCTGCGAATACGGAGCTAA
- the LOC142209244 gene encoding E3 ubiquitin/ISG15 ligase TRIM25-like has protein sequence MASDDLKEELTCCICLNLYTEPVTLQCGHNFCQDCITMALGTQSRSVGYSCPQCRAKFPEFPLLQKNTTLCNITEYFLSQKEQEECGVFCSYCLHTPVVAAKTCLWCKVSVCERHLVDHSKSPEHVFSDRRCPLHRRVLMFYCNEDAECLCVSCCLGVRHWEHNIELLNEAFKNKQEKQGNVQRLLVKQREAAVNAIQCLQAELRSLPDKAEGIVKGVSIHFRNLNMKKENLEKRVLDEISKQQEQVSLSVSDLIQQLEIRKDGLSKKVSAIEELCRITDPLLYLQADQDFLGVLQDHNSNLKELSTYDVDEDRINQTLVSGIVNIMSGLKKGYYVQEASGILLDVNTASNDVQISDDLKTASWSPVNQGRLKTPERFAIRRVLSMKGFCEGILYWDVEVSEEGGWRVGMSYPSIGRKGKYSLIGNNRKSWGLRRINKLYSVRHDRKEIPLAYQPSCNRVRIYLDYTAGQLSFYEIGISVRHIYTYNTTFTEALYPVISVWANAWMRILN, from the coding sequence ATGGCATCTGATGACCTGAAGGAAGAGCTGACCTGTTGCATTTGCCTAAACCTCTACACAGAACCTGTAACTCTTCAGTGCGGACACAACTTCTGCCAGGACTGTATTACGATGGCGCTGGGTACACAGTCGCGCTCTGTAGGTTACAGCTGCCCTCAATGTCGAGCCAAGTTTCCAGAATTCCCTTTGCTGCAGAAGAACACGACACTGTGTAATATTACGGAGTATTTTCTGTCTCAGAAGGAGCAGGAGGAGTGTGGGGTCTTCTGCTCGTACTGTCTTCACACACCAGTGGTTGCTGCTAAGACCTGCTTATGGTGCAAAGTTTCTGTGTGCGAACGTCACCTGGTCGATCACAGCAAGTCCCCGGAGCATGTGTTCAGTGACAGAAGATGTCCTCTTCACAGGAGGGTCCTCATGTTTTACTGCAATGAAGATGCGGAGTGTCTGTGCGTTTCCTGCTGCCTGGGTGTGCGGCACTGGGAACACAACATTGAGCTGCTGAATGAAGCCttcaaaaacaaacaagaaaaacaagGGAATGTTCAGCGCTTGCTTGTCAAACAAAGGGAAGCCGCTGTAAATGCAATCCAATGTCTCCAGGCCGAACTAAGGAGCCTTCCAGACAAAGCAGAAGGCATTGTGAAGGGGGTCAGTATCCACTTTAGAAACCTCAACATGAAAAAGGAAAACCTGGAGAAGCGTGTTCTGGATGAGATCTCAAAGCAGCAGGAGCAGGTGTCGCTGTCAGTCTCTGATCTGATCCAACAGCTGGAGATAAGAAAAGATGGTCTGTCCAAGAAAGTGTCAGCGATAGAAGAATTATGTCGGATCACAGATCCTTTACTCTATTTACAAGCGGATCAGGATTTTCTGGGCGTGTTGCAGGATCACAACAGTAACCTAAAAGAGTTGTCCACTTATGATGTGGATGAAGATCGGATCAACCAGACCTTGGTCTCTGGTATAGTGAACATCATGTCAGGTCTGAAGAAGGGTTACTATGTGCAGGAGGCTTCTGGCATATTGCTGGACGTGAACACTGCGTCTAATGATGTGCAGATCTCGGATGACCTGAAAACGGCTTCTTGGTCACCAGTAAATCAGGGTCGTCTGAAAACTCCTGAGAGATTTGCAATTCGTCGCGTTTTAAGCATGAAGGGTTTTTGTGAAGGAATTCTTTACTGGGATGTCGAAGTAAGCGAGGAGGGAGGATGGAGAGTCGGGATGTCCTACCCAAGTATAGGGAGAAAAGGCAAATATTCCCTCATTGGAAACAATAGGAAGTCTTGGGGTCTGCGCAGAATTAACAAACTGTATTCTGTAAGACACGACCGGAAAGAAATCCCATTGGCGTACCAACCTTCCTGCAATAGAGTGAGGATATATCTGGATTATACGGCCGGACAGCTGTCTTTTTATGAGATTGGGATCTCAGTGAGACACATATATACCTACAATACCACCTTCACAGAGGCGCTATACCCGGTCATCTCCGTATGGGCAAATGCTTGGATGAGGATCTTGAATTAG
- the LOC142209242 gene encoding nuclear factor 7, brain-like encodes MASADLRDELTCSICLSLYTDPVTLKCGHNFCRECIEEVLDTQTESVGYSCPQCRAEFQERPLLQRNTTLRNIAEHFISREEQQECEIFCTYCVHTTVVASKTCLWCEASLCDLHLKAHNKSPEHVLIQPTKSFRNRRCSEHQKILMYYCTEDAECLCVSCGLGEKHRGHQVELLNEASKKKREKLRMTQDNVIKEREEIVKRVQNLQDHLRHIPQKAAGIVDGVCVQFREIRMKLDNLEKRVLKKISEQQEKVSLSVKDLIQQLEIKMDTLSKEISTIEDVSQLTDPLHYLQADRGDFADLMEERNRNLIETKAEDLDEDLIYQSLNSGMVDIMSGLQKGYYVPEASGLLWDVTTASNDVQISDDLKTAAWTEVSQGRPDNESERFTNSIVLGMKGISEGKHYWDVEVSEDGGWRVGMSYRSIRRKGEYSFIGNNKSSWGLRSFNKQYSVRHSGKEIPILCRPSSCKVRIYLDYTAGQLSFYELGNSIRHLYTCSTTFTEALYPVSAVWGKAWVRLLS; translated from the coding sequence ATGGCGTCTGCTGATCTGAGAGACGAGCTGACCTGTTCTATCTGCCTAAGTCTCTACACTGATCCTGTAACCCTGAaatgtggacacaacttctgtCGGGAGTGTATTGAGGAGGTCTTGGATACACAGACGGAATCTGTAGGTTATTCCTGTCCTCAATGCCGAGCAGAGTTTCAGGAGCGTCCTTTGCTGCAGAGGAACACAACGCTGCGAAACATAGCAGAGCATTTCATCTCTCGGGAGGAACAGCAAGAGTGTGAGATATTCTGCACGTATTGTGTTCACACAACTGTTGTGGCTTCTAAGACATGCTTGTGGTGTGAAGCTTCTCTGTGTGACCTCCACCTGAAAGCACACAACAAGTCCCCGGAACACGTCTTAATCCAACCAACAAAGTCCTTCAGGAACAGAAGATGCTCTGAGCACCAGAAGATCCTGATGTATTACTGCACCGAGGATGcggagtgtctgtgtgtgtcctgCGGCCTTGGGGAGAAGCATCGGGGTCACCAGGTTGAATTATTGAATGAAGCCTCCAAGAAGAAACGTGAGAAACTAAGAATGACTCAAGACAATGTCATCAAAGAAAGGGAGGAGATTGTAAAGAGAGTCCAAAATCTCCAGGACCATCTAAGGCACATCCCACAAAAAGCTGCTGGTATCGTGGACGGAGTCTGCGTCCAGTTTAGAGAGATCAGAATGAAACTAGACAACTTGGAGAAACGTGTTCTGAAGAAGATCTCCGAGCAACAAGAGAAGGTGTCGCTATCCGTCAAGGATCTGATCCAACAGCTGGAAATAAAGATGGACACTCTCTCCAAGGAGATATCCACTATAGAAGATGTCAGTCAGCTGACGGATCCTTTACATTACTTACAAGCAGACAGAGGTGACTTTGCTGATTTGATGGAGGAGAGGAACCGAAACCTGATAGAGACTAAAGCTGAAGATCTGGATGAAGATCTGATCTACCAGTCCCTGAACTCTGGTATGGTGGATATAATGTCAGGCCTTCAGAAGGGTTACTATGTGCCGGAGGCCTCTGGTCTATTATGGGATGTGACCACGGCGTCTAATGATGTCCAGATCTCAGATGACCTGAAGACTGCGGCCTGGACAGAAGTAAGTCAGGGACGTCCAGACAATGAATCTGAGAGATTTACAAACAGCATAGTCCTAGGCATGAAGGGAATTTCTGAAGGAAAACACTACTGGGATGTCGAAGTGAGCGAGGACGGAGGATGGAGAGTCGGGATGTCGTATCGAAGTATAAGAAGAAAAGGAGAATATTCCTTCATTGGAAATAATAAGTCGTCATGGGGTCTGCGCAGCTTTAATAAGCAGTATTCTGTACGACACAGTGGGAAAGAAATCCCGATATTGTGCCGGCCGTCCTCCTGTAAAGTGAGGATCTACCTGGACTATACGGCGGGACAGCTGTCCTTCTATGAGCTGGGGAACTCCATCAGACATTTATATACCTGCAGTACCACCTTCACAGAGGCGCTATACCCAGTGTCTGCCGTGTGGGGGAAGGCCTGGGTGAGGCTCTTAAGTTAG
- the LOC142209243 gene encoding nuclear factor 7, brain-like encodes MTSELRAELTCSICLNVYTDPVTLRCGHSFCQRCVERVLDKQARSKVYNCPQCRAQFEERPLLQKNTTLCNITRHVLADKDQECEIFCMYCTPPPEAASKTCLLCKVSMCDIHLTAHSKSPDHVLIPTKNSFRSRTCSVHKKVLVYYCSEDAECLCVSCCLRDKHWGHQVESLQEASKKKQDKLQIIQEQIMKEMEELENKVKGLQDHVKQIPEKSAAIVERICVQFRELGMKQNHLEKLIVNEISKQREQVSRSLSNLIQHLELKKDHLSKKISTIGERCQMTDPLLYLQTDRDDPDNEMLDSNSNVMETAAINLSEDLIYQTLHSGVMDIMSGLQKGYFVPEASDILWDVTTAANDVRLSSDLKTAFCSQVKRSHPKPSERFESHRVLSTKGFCEGRFYWDVRGSEEGGWSVGMSYRSIGRKGEYSLIGKNKKSWGLCSSNKQYSVRHDRKEIQLACRPSSYKVRIYLDYTAGQLSFHELGNSMRHLYTYNTTFTGALYPVSAVWRNAWVTVLS; translated from the coding sequence ATGACATCTGAGCTAAGGGCCGAGCTGACCTGTTCTATCTGCCTGAACGTCTACACTGATCCAGTAACGTTACGCTGTGGCCACAGTTTCTGCCAGAGATGTGTTGAGAGAGTCCTGGATAAGCAGGCACGATCTAAGGTCTACAACTGCCCTCAATGCAGAGCACAATTTGAGGAACGTCCCTTGCTGCAGAAGAACACCACGCTGTGCAACATAACAAGGCATGTTCTGGCTGACAAGGATCAGGAGTGTGAAATATTTTGTATGTACTGCACTCCCCCACCTGAGGCCGCCTCGAAAACCTGCCTGTTGTGTAAAGTTTCCATGTGTGACATTCACCTGACTGCACACAGCAAGTCCCCGGATCACGTCTTAATCCCAACTAAAAACTCCTTCAGGAGCAGAACTTGCTCTGTACACAAGAAGGTCCTGGTGTATTACTGCTCTGAAGATGCTGAGTGTTTGTGTGTATCCTGCTGCCTCAGGGACAAGCACTGGGGACATCAGGTGGAATCATTGCAAGAAGCCTCCAAGAAGAAACAAGATAAACTGCAGATTATTCAAGAACAGATCATGAAGGAAATGGAAGAACTTGAAAACAAAGTCAAGGGTCTTCAGGACCACGTAAAGCAGATCCCAGAAAAATCAGCTGCTATTGTGGAGAGAATCTGTGTCCAGTTTAGAGAACTCGGAATGAAGCAAAATCACTTGGAGAAGCTTATTGTGAATGAGATCTCCAAGCAGCGCGAGCAGGTGTCAAGGTCACTCTCAAATCTGATCCAACATCTGGAACTAAAAAAGGACCATCTGTCCAAGAAGATCTCTACGATAGGGGAGCGATGTCAAATGACGGATCCTCTGCTTTACTTGCAGACAGACAGAGATGACCCTGACAATGAGATGTTGGACAGTAACAGTAACGTAATGGAGACTGCGGCTATTAACCTGTCTGAAGATCTGATCTACCAGACCCTGCACTCTGGAGTGATGGATATAATGTCAGGCCTGCAGAAGGGTTACTTTGTACCGGAGGCCTCCGATATATTATGGGATGTGACCACGGCTGCTAATGACGTGCGGCTCTCCAGCGACCTGAAAACCGCTTTCTGCTCACAAGTAAAGCGAAGTCATCCCAAACCCAGTGAGAGATTTGAGAGTCATAGAGTTCTGAGCACGAAGGGTTTTTGTGAAGGAAGGTTTTACTGGGATGTAAGAGGAAGCGAGGAGGGAGGATGGAGCGTCGGGATGTCATATCGAAGCATAGGAAGGAAAGGAGAATATTCCCTCATAGGCAAAAATAAGAAGTCTTGGGGTCTGTGCAGCAGTAATAAGCAGTATTCTGTAAGACACGACCGGAAGGAAATCCAGTTGGCGTGCCGACCTTCATCCTATAAAGTGAGGATATATCTGGATTATACGGCGGGACAGCTGTCCTTCCATGAGCTGGGAAACTCCATGAGACATTTATATACCTACAATACCACCTTCACTGGGGCGCTATACCCGGTGAGCGCTGTATGGAGGAATGCTTGGGTGACTGTCTTAAGTTAG